One window of Vitis riparia cultivar Riparia Gloire de Montpellier isolate 1030 chromosome 5, EGFV_Vit.rip_1.0, whole genome shotgun sequence genomic DNA carries:
- the LOC117914344 gene encoding inactive beta-amylase 9, which translates to MEVSVIGTSQAQIGRARLAYRKLGFYNPAAQGFSRTTRICFDHSQRWRTDGFRFSLNAVHSEVLRSEKVSGDVSTSARRSKPVDGVRLYVGLPLDIVSDCNTLNQMKAVSAGLKALKLMGVDGVELPVWWGIAEKEAMGKYDWSGYLAVAEMVQKMGLKLHVSLCFHASKQPKVSLPQWVSQIGEVQPDIFHTDRLGQHYKECLSLAVDDLPVLDGKTPIQVYHDFCESFKTSFSHFMGSTITGISMGLGPDGELRYPSHHRVSKRGKVPGVGEFQCYDKNMLSLLKQHAEATGNPYWGLGGPHDAPQYDGMPNSNNFFREHGGSWETPYGDFFLAWYSNQLISHGSSLLSLASTVFCNSPVAISGKVPVVHSWYKTRSHPSELTAGFYNTVDKDGYERIAEIFAKNSCKMILPGMDLSDDHQPQESLSSPELLLAQIKSACRKRGVQISGQNSSVSGAPGGFEQVKKNLLGEDGVVDLFTYQRMGAYFFSPEHFPSFTELVRSLSQPEMLWDDMPNEEEEVGESLPVGSSSDKNLQMQVA; encoded by the exons ATGGAGGTTTCGGTGATTGGGACTTCTCAGGCTCAGATCGGGAGAGCACGTTTGGCTTACAGGAAGCTAGGATTTTATAATCCGGCGGCTCAGGGTTTCTCTCGGACGACTAGGATCTGTTTTGATCATTCCCAGAGATGGAGAACGGATGGTTTTCGGTTTAGTTTGAACGCTGTCCATTCGGAAGTTCTCCGATCTGAGAAAGTTTCCGGCGATGTGTCTACTTCTGCTAGAAGATCCAAGCCA GTTGATGGTGTAAGATTATATGTTGGCCTGCCCCTGGATATAGTATCCGACTGCAATACACTAAATCAGATGAAAGCAGTTTCAGCTGGATTGAAGGCTCTAAAGCTAATGGGGGTGGATGGTGTTGAGCTCCCAGTCTGGTGGGGAATAGCTGAGAAGGAAGCCATGGGAAAATATGATTGGTCTGGCTACCTTGCAGTTGCAGAGATGGTTCAAAAAATGGGTCTCAAGCTTCATGTTTCACTGTGTTTCCATGCATCCAAACAACCAAAAGTCTCTCTTCCCCAGTGGGTATCACAGATTGGTGAAGTGCAGCCTGATATATTCCATACAGATCGGTTGGGGCAGCATTACAAGGAGTGCTTATCTCTGGCTGTTGATGATCTTCCTGTTCTAGATGGAAAGACACCAATCCAAGTTTACCATGACTTCTGTGAGAGTTTCAAGACTTCGTTCTCACATTTCATGGGCTCAACAATCACA GGCATCTCAATGGGTCTAGGCCCAGATGGTGAGCTTCGATATCCTTCTCATCACAGGGTAAGCAAAAGGGGTAAAGTCCCTGGGGTTGGAGAATTTCAGTGTTATGACAAAAACATGCTCAGCCTTCTCAAGCAACATGCTGAAGCAACTGGAAATCCGTATTGGGGTCTCGGTGGTCCTCATGATGCCCCCCAGTATGATGGGATGCCAAACTCGAACAACTTCTTCAGGGAGCATGGCGGATCATGGGAGACTCCATATGGTGATTTCTTCCTTGCTTGGTACTCAAACCAGCTAATATCTCATGGAAGTAGCCTCCTTTCCCTTGCTTCTACAGTTTTCTGCAACTCTCCCGTCGCAATTTCTGGCAAGGTCCCAGTCGTTCATTCATGGTACAAAACCCGCTCGCACCCTTCTGAGCTAACAGCTGGCTTCTACAACACAGTTGACAAGGACGGCTATGAAAGGATTGCTGAAATTTTTGCaaaaaattcatgcaaaatGATCTTACCGGGAATGGACCTGTCAGACGATCACCAGCCGCAGGAGTCCCTCTCTAGCCCTGAGTTATTACTCGCACAAATCAAGTCTGCTTGCAGAAAGAGAGGAGTTCAGATTTCTGGGCAAAACTCGTCTGTTTCAGGAGCACCTGGTGGTTTCGAACAGGTAAAGAAGAATTTGCTGGGCGAGGATGGAGTTGTGGACTTGTTCACTTATCAGAGAATGGGAGCCTATTTCTTCTCCCCTGAGCATTTTCCTTCATTTACTGAGTTGGTTCGGAGCCTGAGTCAACCAGAGATGCTCTGGGATGACATGCCTAACGAAGAGGAAGAAGTTGGTGAATCATTGCCggtaggatcaagttcagacaAGAATCTCCAGATGCAAGTGGCTTAG